One segment of Fusarium oxysporum f. sp. lycopersici 4287 chromosome 7, whole genome shotgun sequence DNA contains the following:
- a CDS encoding hypothetical protein (At least one base has a quality score < 10), protein MVRASVACLSTTSSLLNEYHQVLFKRKPVRFLPAQEIEDENTEVWHIPQTGEIFTSYEDYLDRLAIISALHLGIPCLPILQRRFNDQITGHSGLTFFEALKSELAGGKEVEASFPEALKGPILRKVQFQTVSRLDNLVDQIYDEFKHDYYPGEEVTVTMKGGDRAHGLVRDKTTFGPRALPDGLTLYLQPAIWWISRTQNRTQLSFIKKTVTRDAWNGAPWLVKHDYASQYHIDTRVPPHLRYDTKVMERKQLQAQKRAHLNHDTNGHDLTSALHSGPVRLPELKPAPKSKAKPGQPGSGSKGLKWPLNMPVHGGNPFSSPSDYGIQTPIQREPTPPPPPPPPPKYPIEDLQLEPRDDRKRPPLKFLCRNPPVKVENDDMPQSEYCDKIEMESIGPLLETWDTLNVYCEVFKLDSFTFDDYVETLCVASEEVPIQLLDEIHCSVLKILVDSEADGGKVRITLPEVDEEDSDEDSDEDASALPTPEPEARPVGRATRSSLAKAEAERLAAEAAAAEKESEEETKHRAEQLLKDYDWIEHLRKRDFTNGGWERIMVGLLHQLSKNERRHEVCEELLHLLVPAGVDATQETVKQRYAQLDVNQRVKALQIICMLTTETKAMRGYMEDCSETMTTYRKERIEWQRQRKQAIEDLRQLNEQKKILLPENMPPSPPKEEDGDVKIADPEDSIISRGGDGEETEDDPSARKRRRPQTAKQRKQEEEEARKKEKAAKVAKTPKPPAQSKQFTKLLKDIQKKEEVIKKCEEEIAVIENDLREADCPRTRVLGKDRFWNRYYWFERNGMPYGGLPDSSTASADYANGLIWVQGPDELEREGYIDLPAELQEEYKEKFNMTVPERKAMEEANASVFNAHQWGYISEPAHVDELIKWLDPRGFNELKLRKELLSFKDKIAKHMESRKAYLSKEEDGDKKEENHKRMSTRIRDKSPEAPNYRSLQWENTTALEELGHLHSDPPPPPRSRKQTRKREAVNDAPAPAAKSRRR, encoded by the exons ATGGTACGCGCTTCTGTTGCTTGCCTCTCGACCACTTCGTCTTTGCTAAACGAGTATCACCAGGTCCTCTTCAAACGTAAACCGGTCCGCTTCTTACCGGCACAGGAAATTGAAGATGAGAATACTGAG GTCTGGCACATTCCTCAAACAGGGGAGATCTTTACCTCATATGAGGACTATCTTGATCG GTTAGCCATCATATCTGCTTTACACCTTGGCATCCCTTGCTTACCCATCCTGCAGCGTCGCTTTAATGATCAGATTACAGGCCATTCTGGTTTGACTTTCTTTGAGGCTCTAAAGAGCGAG CTTGCTGGTGGCAAAGAAGTCGAAGCTTCATTTCCTGAGGCGTTGAAAGGTCCTATACTGCGTAAGGTGCAGTTTCAGACCGTTTCTCGACTGGATAACCTCGTTGATCAAATCTACGACGAGTTCAAGCATGACTATTACCCTGGTGAAGAGGTCACAGTGACCATGAAGGGAGGCGATCGCGCTCATGGATTGGTCCGCGACAAGACAACCTTTGGTCCCCGCGCTCTTCCTGATGGACTCACTCTTTACCTACAACCCGCTATCTGGTGGATCTCAAGGACACAGAACAGGACACAATT ATCTTTCATCAAGAAGACTGTCACCCGCGACGCATGGAATGGGGCACCGTGGCTGGTCAAGCACGACTATGCGAGCCAGTATCATATCGATACTCGCGTTCCTCCTCACCTTCGATACGACACCAAGGTTATGGAGCGTAAACAGCTCCAGGCCCAAAAGCGAGCCCACCTCAACCATGACACCAACGGTCATGATTTGACTTCTGCACTTCATTCTGGTCCAGTACGTCTGCCGGAACTCAAGCCGGCTCCCAAGAGTAAGGCGAAGCCTGGTCAGCCGGGATCTGGTTCCAAGGGTCTCAAGTGGCCTCTTAACATGCCTGTTCATGGCGGCAACCCATTCAGCTCTCCTTCAGACTATGGCATCCAGACACCAATCCAGCGTGAACCTACGCCaccgcctcctccaccacctcctccgAAATATCCTATCGAAGATTTGCAGCTTGAGCCCCGAGATGATCGCAAGCGTCCGCCTCTTAAATTTCTCTGCAGAAACCCACCTGTCAAGGTTGAAAACGACGATATGCCGCAGAGTGAGTATTGcgacaagattgagatggaATCGATTGGCCCATTGCTGGAGACTTGGGACACCCTCAATGTGTATTGCGAGGTGTTCAAGCTGGACTCGTTCACATTTGACGATTATGTTGAGACCCTCTGCGTTGCATCAGAGGAGGTTCCGATTCAATTGCTTGACGAGATCCATTGCTCAGTATTGAAGATTCTGGTGGACTCCGAAGCCGATGGTGGCAAGGTTCGCATCACCCTACCCGAAgtcgacgaagaagatagcGACGAGGACAGCGATGAGGATGCCAGCGCTCTGCCAACTCCTGAGCCCGAGGCTCGGCCAGTCGGACGAGCTACCCGCAGTAGTCTTGCTAAGGCGGAGGCAGAACGTTTAGCTGCCGAGGCCGCggccgctgagaaggaaaGCGAGGAGGAGACTAAGCATCGCGCCGAGCAACTTCTCAAGGATTACGACTGGATCGAACACCTTCGAAAGCGAGACTTTACTAACGGAGGATGGGAGCGAATCATGGTTGGCCTTCTCCATCAGTTGTCAAAGAACGAACGTCGACATGAGGTCTGCGAGGAGCTCTTGCACCTCCTTGTGCCTGCTGGAGTTGACGCTACTCAAGAAACTGTCAAGCAGCGATACGCCCAACTCGATGTCAACCAGCGTGTCAAGGCTTTGCAGATAATCTGCATGCTGACCACTGAGACCAAGGCCATGCGAGGCTACATGGAAGATTGCAGCGAAACCATGACCACGTACCGCAAGGAGAGGATCGAATGGCAGCGGCAACGTAAGCAAGC CATTGAAGATCTACGCCAACTCAATGAGCAGAAAAAGATCCTCCTACCGGAGAACATGCCTCCTTCCCCACCAAAGGAAGAGGATGGAGACGTGAAAATAGCTGATCCTGAAGATTCTATCATCTCACGAGGGGGAGATGGcgaagaaacagaagatgaTCCATCGGCTCGCAAGCGCCGACGACCTCAGACGGCTAAGCAGCGTaagcaagaggaagaagaggctcgcaagaaggagaaggctgccAAGGTTGCTAAGACGCCCAAACCGCCAGCCCAATCAAAGCAGTTCACCAAACTCTTGAAAGATATtcagaagaaagaggaagtCATCAAAAAGtgtgaggaggagattgccGTCATCGAAAACGATCTGCGCGAGGCTGACTGCCCTCGGACCCGAGTACTTGGAAAGGATCGCTTCTGGAACCGGTACTATTGGTTTGAACGAAATGGCATGCCGTATGGTGGGCTTCCTGATAGCTCGACCGCATCAGCCGATTACGCCAACGGCCTGATCTGGGTTCAAGGACCTGACGAGCTTGAGCGAGAAGGATACATCGACCTGCCTGCTGAACTCCAGGAAGAGTACAAGGAAAAGTTCAACATGACTGTTCCTGAGCGAAAGGCTATGGAAGAGGCTAACGCCAGCGTCTTCAACGCACACCAGTGGGGTTACATCTCGGAGCCGGCGCATGTAGATGAGCTCATCAAATGGCTAGACCCTCGTGGTTTCAACGAACTCAAGCTTCGAAAGGAGCTCTTAAGTTTCAAGGACAAGATCGCCAAACATATGGAGAGCCGCAAGGCCTACCTGtccaaggaggaagatggtgatAAGAAAGAGGAGAATCACAAGCGAATGAGCACTCGCATCCGGGACAAGTCGCCGGAGGCGCCCAACTATCGCAGTCTCCAGTGGGAGAACACGACCGCGCTGGAGGAACTAGGACACTTACACAGTGATCCCCCGCCACCTCCCAGATCTCGAAAGCAGACACGAAAGCGGGAGGCCGTTAATGACGCGCCAGCCCCAGCAGCAAAGTctcgacgacgatga
- a CDS encoding dolichyl pyrophosphate Glc1Man9GlcNAc2 alpha-1,3-glucosyltransferase, with protein sequence MSEHYPTLAQTALVAAAFKILLFPAYKSTDFEVHRNWLAITNSLPLEKWYFEKTSEWTLDYPPFFAYFEWILAHVARLIDPLMVKVYNLDYESWQTVYFQRTSVIITELVLVWALQTFIDNAPLKSRRAAQVAALSIILSPGLLIIDHIHFQYNGFMYGILVMSLVLARDKNELLTSGLIFAALLCFKHIYLYLAPAYFVYLLRAYCLSSKSIFRIRFLNSIKLGLGIGTIFGAAFGPFAAMNQIPQLLSRLFPFSRGLCHAYWAPNVWALYSFADRILIHIAPRVGWAVDKNALQSVTRGLVGDTAFAVLPEISPRTCFVFTLFFQVLPLIKLFSQPTWETFIGAVTLCGYASFLFGWHVHEKAILLVIIPFSLIALRDRRHLGAFRPLAVAGHVSLFPLLFTPAEFPIKTIYTITWLVVFLMAFDRLAPASNKPRIFLLDRFSTLYIAVSIPLILYCSLLHQIIFGKSYEFLPLMFTSSYTAIGVVGSWLGYMVVYFTA encoded by the exons ATGAGCGAACATTACCCAACACTTGCGCAGACTGCGCTTGTGGCTGCCGCCTTCAAAATCCTCCTGTTCCCCGCATA CAAATCGACCGACTTTGAAGTCCATCGTAATTGGCTCGCTATCACGAACAGTCTTCCTCTAGAGAAATGGTACTTCGAAAAGACTTCGGAATGGACTCTGGATTATCCCCCCTTCTTCGCCTACTTCGAATGGATCCTCGCACACGTCGCCCGTCTGATTGATCCCCTCATGGTCAAAGTCTACAACCTCGATTACGAGAGCTGGCAAACGGTCTACTTTCAACGAACTTCTGTTATTATCACAGAGCTTGTTCTGGTCTGGGCCCTTCAGACCTTTATCGACAATGCGCCTCTAAAGTCCCGTCGCGCTGCTCAGGTCGCTGCTCTATCTATCATTCTTTCTCCCGGACTTCTCATTATCGACCATATTCACTTCCAGTACAATGGTTTCATGTACGGAATTCTTGTCATGTCTCTTGTCCTTGCTCGCGACAAGAATGAGCTACTAACTAGTGGGCTCATCTTTGCTGCCCTCCTATGCTTCAAGCACATTTACTTGTACTTGGCGCCGGCTTATTTCGTATATCTCCTGCGAGCATATTGCTTGTCGTCTAAATCCATCTTCCGAATCCGATTCTTGAATTCGATCAAGCTGGGTTTGGGTATTGGAACCATCTTTGGAGCTGCTTTTGGACCATTTGCAGCTATGAATCAGATTCCTCAGCTTCTGAGCAGATTATTCCCTTTCTCTCGCGGCCTATGTCACGCTTACTGGGCGCCTAATGTCTGGGCTCTTTACTCTTTTGCGGATCGAATCTTGATTCACA TTGCTCCACGCGTTGGCTGGGCTGTCGATAAGAACGCCTTGCAGAGTGTCACTCGTGGCTTAGTTGGAGATACAGCTTTTGCCGTTCTGCCTGAAATCAGCCCAAGAACATGTTTCGTTTTCACACTGTTCTTCCAAGTCCTACCTTTGATCAAGCTATTCTCTCAACCAACCTGGGAGACGTTCATCGGTGCTGTCACCCTATGTGGCTAtgcctcttttctctttggcTGGCATGTTCATGAGAAGGccattcttcttgtcatcatccCCTTCAGTCTCATTGCTCTCCGAGACAGACGTCATCTCGGAGCCTTCCGGCCGCTGGCTGTTGCCGGTCATGTATCACTCTTCCCCCTGCTGTTCACGCCGGCAGAATTTCCTATTAAGACCATCTACACTATCACCTGGCTTGTTGTCTTCCTCATGGCGTTTGACCGTCTTGCCCCTGCTTCCAACAAGCCCAGGATCTTCCTACTAGACCGGTTCAGCACACTGTACATTGCCGTGAGCATCCCACTCATTTTATACTGCTCACTCCTACACCAGATCATATTTGGCAAGAGCTATGAATTCCTTCCGTTGATGTTTACGAGCTCGTATACTGCGATTGGCGTGGTTGGAAGCTGGTTGGGTTATATGGTTGTGTATTTCACAGCATGA